In Plasmodium chabaudi chabaudi strain AS genome assembly, chromosome: 9, the sequence aaaattttataccAAGGAAAGTCAAAGTTTCAGGTATGATTTATTtcgcattttttatgttttatgactatatgcatatatgtattgcATACTTGTTTACGCATTGAAAGTGTAGTTAATTTGGTTAATGCATACTTTACGAAATGATGTATTTTGCCTTAtcacttatttttattgcccattgctatttttatagaatGTTATCGTGTTCGACAGTACAACATATGGAAGAGTACTAATTTTAGATGGTGTTATACAACTCACTGAAAAAGATGAATTTGCATACCATGAAATGATGGCACATATTCCTATGAATGTAGGAAAGGATGCAAAGAATGTTCTGGTCGTTGGAGGAGGAGATGGTGGTGTAATCAGAGAactatgtaaatataaacatatcgaaaatatagatatttGTGAGATTGATGAAATGGTTATTGatgtttcaaaaaaatattttaaagataTAAGTAGTGGCTATGATGATAAAAGAgtaaatgtatttattgAGGATGCTAGTAAATTTTTGGAAAATGTAACTAATACTTATGATGTTATAATTGTAGATAGTTCAGACCCTATCGGACCAGCTGAAAGTTTATTTAATCAAAACTTTTATGAAAAGTTATATAATGCTTTAAAACCAAATGGATTTTGCGTATCTCAGGTATTCAAATTTATTCCTATTGTTTCTTAGTTGTgcattatacatatttcgcgtcgatttttatttctacgtaatgtataatacattttaaattttctattactaattcgtttttttcttttcttttctttttttaataattcccCCTTCCCCGAATAATAGTGCGAGTCTATGTGGATACACGTTGGAACAATAAAAAGCATGATTGgatatgcaaaaaaattgtttaaaaaagttgAATATGCAAATATTAGTATTCCCACGTATCCATGTGGATGCATAGGTAAACTAtgttttacaaaaaaaaaacacaataattttattcgattatatgcatttcttttgtttgattccttttaataaattaaaacagcataattaattatactAAGTGTTTTGTgaattgatatatatttacatattttttattatccttttttctttccctAGGATTATTATGCTGCTCTAAAACTGATACGGATATGTCAAAACCaaccaaaaaaatagaatccAAAGATTTTGGTACTTTGAAGTATTACAGTTATGAAAATCATTCTGCCGCATTTAAATTGCCCGCATTTGTTTTAAAGGAAATTgaaaatgcataaaaatatgtttatttattattatatttttttatatataatactattATGCCAAGAcactaatatatattaatatttttcgttATATATTGTCAATATAAAGTAAAAACCTTTTGAAAGCCTACATTTCTACACACCAAGATAAGTATATATGCTATGTTATGTACACCATATATACTAGATTTGTAcagttataatatatgcactTATTTATGTAAACATTTATGTgaattttaaaaacttttctataaaaaaatataaagctaattttaattaaagtttttttatatgcctacgcaaaaaaaaatgcatattaaaaaatagggTTTCTCACACAATTTTGTGTAGATAATAACATGTAATtcgtaaaaataataaaacaaattaaataataaactatACATATTGTTAAAAGTTTTTGACAAAATTGTTATGAAATATGTCTGCTGGTAagcaatttttaaaacaaacaCAGAAAACTCGCATTGAGTTTTCATTTAAactaaaaacaaattttaataaaattaaaagttaGGGTACAAATTAACATATTTGTGACAGTAAAATTATGGATTTTGTATACGATTAGCAATTGATTCAGCAACGTCAGGCTCAAGAAATTTTAAATCGTGATCACAACTTCCATCATTTttacttatatttatatcgaAATAAAGACATTTATGTTTACATAAATCCGTATAGTCTTCATCTcttgttttaataaaataacctttaaaatttatagcTGAATTATTTACAAGCGCTTTAAAAGTCTTTTTTGCCTTCTCATGAAACTCTCTATCTTCTGGTCTTAGTTCGTATTTTATTAAGTCtagttttaattttttgtcaaATTCATCATATATCATGGCTTTTAAATCTTTAGTTAATTTCCTTATAGTGGCATAAGgcctttttttaaaattatatttatgcatatattgtgaaactaaatatttaatattatccTTTATATAagctataaaatattctgaACCTTTTATTAATCCTTCGTGACCTTTTTtagataatttttttttcaagaGTCGAGAAGAATTATCTATGGATATATCAAAGTCTGTAATAATCCAGTGGTACTTACTACCttcatatgcatattttatgttttctGATTCATCATgaacaatattattaattatatataaatatttattatccCTTTTTTCACAATGTGAGAATGTTGCAGTTGGTTGAGCTACTGAAATATATCTAATCAACTGTGGTCTTCTATTATTTGCACCTTGAAAAGTTGCAGCCTTaacatttgaaaaaattactagtatgaaaaatgataatataatattcatcattttcataaataataaaatatgcaatcTTAAAATACGAGtttagtatatatacatatttaaaggcttatattaaaaaaataattatttttatttacaa encodes:
- a CDS encoding spermidine synthase, putative; protein product: MDKLMTNNKVALSIVLVGGLCSLALYQMKKGLSLRHFLFSKKWFSEFSLMWPGQSFSLEIKKILYQGKSKFQNVIVFDSTTYGRVLILDGVIQLTEKDEFAYHEMMAHIPMNVGKDAKNVLVVGGGDGGVIRELCKYKHIENIDICEIDEMVIDVSKKYFKDISSGYDDKRVNVFIEDASKFLENVTNTYDVIIVDSSDPIGPAESLFNQNFYEKLYNALKPNGFCVSQCESMWIHVGTIKSMIGYAKKLFKKVEYANISIPTYPCGCIGLLCCSKTDTDMSKPTKKIESKDFGTLKYYSYENHSAAFKLPAFVLKEIENA
- a CDS encoding fam-d protein gives rise to the protein MKMMNIILSFFILVIFSNVKAATFQGANNRRPQLIRYISVAQPTATFSHCEKRDNKYLYIINNIVHDESENIKYAYEGSKYHWIITDFDISIDNSSRLLKKKLSKKGHEGLIKGSEYFIAYIKDNIKYLVSQYMHKYNFKKRPYATIRKLTKDLKAMIYDEFDKKLKLDLIKYELRPEDREFHEKAKKTFKALVNNSAINFKGYFIKTRDEDYTDLCKHKCLYFDINISKNDGSCDHDLKFLEPDVAESIANRIQNP